The following are encoded in a window of Halosimplex halophilum genomic DNA:
- a CDS encoding metallophosphoesterase, whose protein sequence is MITVVSDTHGTDGHRLEGRTLEAVREADLVVHAGDFTTETVLDAFEAEAGAASGGESGSGGGNESRGSGESERAETGADAAFAAVYGNNDDPGVRERLTAERTVERDGLRIAVVHGHEHDDTSLSLLGRQERADVVVVGHSHEPGWRRVGAVTVLNPGSHADPRWHRPGHAELEPTGEGPTGRLVAPDGEVFDEFDLAATGRE, encoded by the coding sequence GTGATCACGGTCGTCTCGGACACCCACGGCACCGACGGGCACCGACTCGAAGGCCGGACCCTCGAAGCGGTCCGCGAGGCCGACCTCGTCGTCCACGCCGGCGACTTCACGACGGAGACAGTGCTCGACGCGTTCGAGGCGGAGGCCGGGGCCGCGAGCGGCGGCGAGAGCGGGAGCGGCGGCGGAAACGAGAGCAGGGGCAGCGGCGAGAGCGAGCGGGCCGAAACCGGGGCGGACGCGGCGTTCGCCGCGGTGTACGGGAACAACGACGACCCGGGGGTCCGGGAGCGGCTGACGGCGGAGCGGACCGTCGAGCGCGACGGCCTCCGGATCGCCGTCGTCCACGGCCACGAGCACGACGACACGTCGCTGTCGCTGCTGGGGCGCCAGGAGCGGGCGGATGTCGTCGTGGTCGGGCACTCCCACGAGCCAGGGTGGCGACGGGTAGGGGCGGTCACGGTCCTGAACCCCGGGAGTCACGCCGACCCGCGGTGGCACCGTCCGGGCCACGCGGAACTGGAACCGACCGGGGAGGGCCCGACCGGTCGGCTGGTGGCACCCGACGGGGAGGTCTTCGACGAGTTCGACCTCGCCGCCACCGGGCGGGAGTGA
- the serA gene encoding phosphoglycerate dehydrogenase, with product MKVLVTDPIADAGLDRLRDAGHEVETAYDVEGDALLDAVADADAMVVRSGTEVTAEVFAAAPDLQIVGRAGIGVDNIDIEAATDHGVIVANAPQGNVRAAAEHSVAMAFATARSIPQAHNRLRDGEWAKGDFLGTELNEKTLGVVGFGRVGQEVAKRLDALGMDLVTYDPYISQERADRFGADLVDSLDECLERADFITIHTPLTDETANMIGEEELAQLEGGYVVNCARGGIVDEPALAEAVEDGLLKGAAIDVFADEPVDPDNPLLDVEDVVVTPHLGASTEAAQESVATSTADQILAAFNGEPVINALNAPSMDESAFPAVEPYLELADTAGTIAVQLFGGHVSDVEVTYAGDIAEHDTEIVTATALKGVFEDVVETQVNAVNAERIAEERGIDVTESKTSSAEDFQSLVTVTVSDGEDSVSVSGTQFAGDDARIVRIDGYRVDAVPHGHMLVARNEDVPGVIGFIGTVLGEADVNIAGMFNGRETIGGEALTVYNLDDPVPDDTVARLLDDERVIDITQISLNGQ from the coding sequence ATGAAGGTACTCGTCACGGACCCGATCGCGGACGCGGGTCTGGACCGGTTACGCGATGCGGGCCACGAGGTCGAGACAGCCTACGACGTGGAGGGCGACGCGCTGCTGGACGCCGTCGCGGACGCCGACGCGATGGTCGTCCGGTCGGGCACGGAGGTCACCGCCGAGGTGTTCGCCGCCGCGCCGGACCTGCAGATCGTCGGCCGCGCCGGCATCGGCGTCGACAACATCGACATCGAGGCCGCCACCGACCACGGCGTCATCGTCGCGAACGCTCCCCAGGGGAACGTCCGCGCCGCCGCCGAACACTCCGTCGCGATGGCGTTCGCCACCGCCCGCTCGATCCCCCAGGCCCACAACCGCCTCCGCGACGGCGAGTGGGCCAAGGGCGACTTCCTCGGCACCGAACTCAACGAGAAGACGCTGGGCGTCGTCGGCTTCGGCCGCGTCGGCCAGGAGGTCGCCAAGCGCCTCGACGCGCTGGGCATGGATCTCGTCACCTACGACCCCTACATCAGCCAGGAGCGCGCCGACCGCTTCGGCGCCGACCTGGTCGACTCCCTCGACGAGTGTCTCGAACGGGCCGACTTCATCACCATCCACACGCCGCTGACCGACGAGACGGCCAACATGATCGGCGAGGAGGAGCTCGCCCAGCTGGAGGGCGGCTACGTCGTCAACTGCGCCCGCGGCGGCATCGTCGACGAGCCCGCGCTCGCCGAGGCCGTCGAGGACGGCCTCCTCAAGGGCGCCGCAATCGACGTGTTCGCCGACGAGCCGGTCGACCCCGACAACCCGCTGCTGGACGTCGAGGACGTGGTCGTCACGCCCCATCTCGGCGCCTCCACGGAGGCCGCCCAGGAGTCGGTCGCCACCTCCACCGCCGACCAGATCCTCGCCGCGTTCAACGGCGAGCCGGTCATCAACGCCCTGAACGCCCCCTCGATGGACGAGAGCGCGTTCCCCGCCGTCGAGCCGTACCTCGAACTCGCCGACACCGCCGGGACGATCGCCGTCCAGCTGTTCGGCGGCCACGTCTCCGACGTGGAGGTCACCTACGCCGGCGACATCGCCGAGCACGACACCGAGATCGTCACCGCGACCGCGCTGAAGGGCGTCTTCGAGGACGTGGTCGAGACGCAGGTCAACGCCGTCAACGCCGAGCGCATCGCCGAGGAGCGGGGCATCGACGTGACCGAGTCCAAGACCAGTTCCGCCGAGGACTTCCAGAGCCTCGTGACCGTCACCGTCTCCGACGGCGAGGACTCGGTCAGCGTCTCCGGGACGCAGTTCGCCGGCGACGACGCCCGCATCGTCCGCATCGACGGCTACCGCGTCGACGCCGTCCCCCACGGCCACATGCTCGTCGCCCGCAACGAGGACGTGCCCGGCGTCATCGGCTTCATCGGCACGGTGCTGGGCGAGGCCGACGTGAACATCGCCGGGATGTTCAACGGCCGCGAGACCATCGGCGGCGAGGCGCTCACCGTCTACAACCTCGACGACCCCGTCCCCGACGACACCGTCGCGCGGCTGCTCGACGACGAGCGCGTCATCGACATCACGCAGATCTCGCTCAACGGGCAGTAG
- a CDS encoding helix-turn-helix domain-containing protein, whose protein sequence is MRYVTLLVSPTEGQGFHPVGERIARDPDVTGEAIHRMDDLGDGTVTLLTEISGDIDRYRAIMAETPEVREFTAAAGEEGRGWGYSRVETNDLVEYMLERDRKLELVRDMPIELTERGDQRVTLIGTESAFARAMQFPEPEGYEVTVEKTGEYHPESGRLLDALTGRQREVLEAAVAVGYYEAPREATHEDVAEAVGCSPATVGEHLQKVERAVFGALVG, encoded by the coding sequence ATGCGGTACGTGACGCTGCTGGTGAGTCCGACGGAGGGCCAGGGATTTCACCCCGTCGGCGAGCGGATCGCTCGCGACCCGGACGTGACCGGCGAGGCGATCCACCGGATGGACGACCTGGGCGACGGGACGGTGACGCTGCTGACCGAGATATCCGGCGACATCGACCGCTACCGGGCGATCATGGCCGAGACGCCCGAGGTCCGCGAGTTCACCGCCGCCGCGGGCGAGGAGGGCCGCGGGTGGGGCTACTCCCGCGTCGAGACGAACGACCTCGTCGAGTACATGCTCGAACGCGACCGCAAGCTCGAACTCGTCCGCGACATGCCCATCGAACTCACGGAGCGGGGCGACCAGCGGGTGACGCTGATCGGCACCGAATCGGCGTTCGCCCGCGCCATGCAGTTCCCCGAACCCGAGGGCTACGAGGTCACCGTCGAGAAGACCGGCGAGTACCACCCCGAGAGCGGCCGCCTGCTCGACGCGTTGACGGGCCGCCAGCGGGAGGTGCTGGAGGCGGCGGTCGCCGTCGGCTACTACGAGGCGCCCCGCGAGGCGACCCACGAGGACGTGGCCGAGGCCGTCGGCTGCTCGCCCGCCACCGTCGGCGAACACCTCCAGAAGGTCGAACGGGCGGTGTTCGGGGCACTCGTGGGGTGA
- a CDS encoding aminopeptidase — MDARVREHAEIICDHSVDLQEGDEVVIDAHPEAEDLVTALHEVIADRGARPLVIQDRTGKRFRRAFLRNHDGDFEQPAHQMALYEEMDVYIVIRGSDNVTQTSDVDPEVSTAYESATRDLLNERLSKRWCLTQYPAPANAQLAQQSTEGYENFVWDAIVRDWDEQREFQAQMVEIMDDAEEVRIVSGDATDVTMSVAGNPTLNDYGERNLPGGEVFTAPVPDSVEGEVHFDKPLYHQGREVTDVYCKFENGEVVEHSAGKNEEVLTNVLETDEGSNRLGELGIGMNRAIDEFTYNMLFDEKMGDTVHMAVGRAYDDTVGEGNEQNDSAVHVDMIVDMSEESYIEVDGERVQEDGTFVFEE, encoded by the coding sequence ATGGACGCACGCGTTCGCGAACACGCCGAGATCATCTGTGACCACTCCGTCGACCTGCAGGAAGGCGACGAGGTCGTCATCGACGCCCACCCCGAAGCCGAGGACCTGGTGACGGCGCTGCACGAGGTCATCGCCGACCGCGGCGCCCGGCCGCTGGTCATCCAGGACCGCACGGGCAAGCGCTTCCGTCGGGCGTTCCTGCGCAACCACGACGGCGACTTCGAGCAGCCCGCTCACCAGATGGCGCTGTACGAGGAGATGGACGTGTACATCGTCATCCGCGGCAGCGACAACGTCACCCAGACCAGCGACGTGGACCCGGAGGTCTCGACCGCCTACGAGTCGGCCACCCGCGACCTGCTGAACGAGCGCCTGTCGAAGCGGTGGTGTCTCACCCAGTACCCCGCGCCGGCCAACGCCCAGCTCGCCCAGCAGAGCACGGAGGGCTACGAGAACTTCGTCTGGGACGCCATCGTCCGCGACTGGGACGAACAGCGCGAGTTCCAGGCTCAGATGGTCGAGATCATGGACGACGCCGAGGAGGTGCGGATCGTCTCGGGCGACGCGACGGACGTGACCATGAGCGTCGCCGGCAACCCCACCCTCAACGACTACGGCGAGCGCAACCTCCCCGGCGGCGAGGTGTTCACCGCGCCCGTCCCCGACTCCGTCGAGGGCGAGGTCCACTTCGACAAGCCGCTCTACCACCAGGGCCGCGAGGTGACGGACGTGTACTGCAAGTTCGAGAACGGGGAGGTCGTCGAACACTCCGCCGGGAAGAACGAAGAAGTCCTGACGAACGTGCTGGAGACCGACGAGGGGTCGAACCGCCTGGGCGAACTGGGCATCGGGATGAACCGCGCCATCGACGAGTTCACCTACAACATGCTGTTCGACGAGAAGATGGGCGACACCGTCCACATGGCGGTCGGGCGCGCCTACGACGACACCGTCGGCGAGGGCAACGAGCAGAACGACTCCGCGGTCCACGTCGACATGATCGTCGACATGAGCGAGGAGTCGTATATCGAGGTCGACGGCGAGCGCGTGCAGGAAGACGGGACATTCGTGTTCGAGGAGTGA
- a CDS encoding nucleotidyl transferase family protein: MDALTDHYETVRERNDYEPVAGAVGPVPARERRRFVAVDDEGVLDGADRSGGADRSGTLVTTGVGMTGPPHLGTVGQFLTAAALQQAGLDVQFVLADLEPYHSGAPLDRVRSLAERYRAFALDLGFDPERGRLRTQSEARDVMHTAQLLAPYYDPEAWADGSEPSNGDPPPTEWERAVREAYEAAEGDRGPGTAAVARPGPTSDAADIHSAVLHGVDFLHPLYAGEYERLVLQFGVDEHHLTGMARRFRDAAPVDGDVAGLYTRMLPGFDGTPKMAKSIPGSGVSLAMDSDEIRERIASDPGGDPAASPVFQAMCLASRYGAERLDRLEAACEAGGEEWQKVRDEYAEFVVELAERWRATGD, encoded by the coding sequence GTGGACGCACTGACCGACCACTACGAGACCGTCCGCGAGCGCAACGACTACGAACCGGTGGCGGGCGCCGTCGGGCCGGTGCCCGCCCGCGAACGGCGGCGGTTCGTCGCCGTCGACGACGAGGGCGTCCTCGACGGGGCCGATCGGAGCGGCGGGGCCGACCGGAGCGGGACGCTCGTCACGACGGGCGTCGGGATGACCGGCCCGCCCCACCTGGGGACCGTCGGCCAGTTCCTGACCGCCGCCGCGCTGCAGCAGGCGGGGCTAGACGTGCAGTTCGTCCTCGCCGACCTCGAACCCTACCACAGCGGGGCTCCGCTCGACCGCGTGCGGTCGCTCGCCGAGCGCTACCGCGCGTTCGCGCTCGATCTGGGCTTCGATCCCGAGCGCGGGCGGCTCCGCACCCAGAGCGAGGCCCGCGACGTGATGCACACCGCGCAGCTGCTGGCGCCGTACTACGACCCCGAGGCGTGGGCGGATGGGAGCGAGCCTTCGAACGGTGATCCCCCGCCGACCGAGTGGGAACGGGCCGTCCGGGAAGCCTACGAAGCGGCCGAGGGGGACCGCGGGCCGGGGACCGCCGCGGTTGCCCGCCCGGGTCCGACCTCCGACGCCGCCGACATCCACAGCGCCGTCCTCCACGGCGTCGACTTCCTCCACCCGCTGTACGCGGGCGAGTACGAGCGGCTGGTCCTCCAGTTCGGGGTCGACGAGCACCACCTCACCGGGATGGCGCGGCGGTTCCGCGACGCGGCACCCGTCGACGGCGACGTTGCGGGGCTGTACACCCGGATGCTCCCGGGCTTCGACGGCACGCCGAAGATGGCCAAATCGATCCCCGGGTCGGGCGTCTCGCTGGCGATGGATTCCGACGAGATCCGCGAACGGATCGCGAGCGATCCGGGCGGCGATCCCGCGGCCTCGCCCGTCTTCCAGGCGATGTGTCTGGCGTCGCGGTACGGCGCGGAGCGGCTGGATCGGCTGGAGGCGGCCTGCGAGGCCGGCGGCGAGGAATGGCAGAAGGTGCGGGACGAGTACGCCGAGTTCGTCGTCGAACTGGCCGAGCGCTGGCGGGCGACCGGCGACTGA
- a CDS encoding ArsR family transcriptional regulator, whose translation MPETDGDDLSDLPPSAKLVFKVLEYDGPLTQKGIVEESMLSARTVRYALERLEEVGVVEEDVYFADARQNLYEIDKPDCDGDCEAAASAD comes from the coding sequence ATGCCCGAGACAGACGGGGACGACCTCAGCGACCTGCCGCCGAGCGCGAAACTCGTCTTCAAAGTACTGGAGTACGACGGTCCGCTCACCCAGAAGGGGATCGTCGAGGAGTCGATGCTCTCGGCGCGGACCGTCCGCTACGCCCTCGAACGCCTCGAGGAGGTCGGCGTCGTCGAGGAGGACGTCTACTTCGCCGACGCCCGCCAGAACCTCTACGAGATCGACAAGCCCGACTGCGACGGCGACTGCGAGGCCGCCGCCTCCGCCGACTGA
- a CDS encoding DUF7556 family protein, whose amino-acid sequence MAPDMVAEAEVETNAEVMASVEEGPTETLVIADISCDDAYLTAPLADAATLPEWR is encoded by the coding sequence ATGGCGCCGGATATGGTCGCTGAAGCCGAGGTGGAAACGAACGCCGAAGTCATGGCCTCCGTCGAGGAGGGCCCCACCGAGACGCTCGTGATCGCCGACATCAGCTGCGACGACGCCTATCTCACAGCGCCGCTGGCCGACGCCGCCACCCTCCCGGAGTGGCGGTAA
- a CDS encoding MBL fold metallo-hydrolase → MEELTEGVYAFTETIETDEGERAFHPAAVETERGLLLVDAGLPGQADALGAEIEAAGFDWADVWAVLITHQDGDHAGALASVREKTDAVVFAHEACAPYVDGREEPIKGDGERYPPVPVDVELVDQEVFRTRAGPMRVVYTPGHAPGHVSLYLPDERLLLAADALTAADGQLQGPSEHFTLDMAEAGQSVARLASLAVDGVLCYHGGFAAAGDDRIAAIGEAIEA, encoded by the coding sequence ATGGAGGAACTCACCGAGGGCGTCTACGCCTTCACCGAGACAATCGAGACCGACGAGGGCGAGCGGGCGTTCCACCCGGCGGCGGTCGAGACCGAGCGGGGCCTGCTGCTCGTCGACGCCGGGCTTCCCGGGCAGGCCGACGCCCTGGGCGCGGAGATCGAGGCAGCCGGCTTCGACTGGGCGGACGTGTGGGCGGTCCTGATAACCCACCAGGACGGCGACCACGCGGGCGCGCTCGCGAGCGTGCGGGAGAAGACCGACGCGGTCGTGTTCGCCCACGAGGCCTGCGCCCCCTACGTCGACGGTCGCGAGGAGCCGATCAAGGGCGACGGCGAGCGCTACCCGCCGGTCCCGGTCGACGTGGAACTCGTCGACCAGGAGGTCTTCCGGACGAGGGCGGGGCCGATGCGGGTGGTCTACACGCCGGGTCACGCGCCGGGTCACGTCTCGCTGTACCTGCCCGACGAGCGACTGTTGCTGGCCGCGGACGCGCTGACGGCCGCCGACGGACAGCTGCAGGGACCCAGCGAGCACTTCACCCTGGACATGGCCGAGGCCGGGCAGTCGGTCGCGCGCCTCGCGAGCCTGGCGGTCGACGGCGTCCTCTGCTACCACGGCGGGTTCGCCGCGGCCGGCGACGACCGCATCGCCGCGATCGGCGAGGCTATCGAGGCCTGA
- a CDS encoding EMC6-like membrane protein, with translation MATETAEGWDDHLRGLTVTTLASLLGIGAGVAAQALATGPNDRLGLYLLGAAVLVQLPVYMAIGIDVDDFGPKEYLYIAFITFSLWFVSWGILLTAGTSL, from the coding sequence ATGGCTACCGAAACCGCCGAGGGGTGGGACGACCACCTGCGGGGGCTGACGGTGACGACGCTCGCCTCTCTGCTGGGGATCGGCGCCGGCGTGGCCGCCCAGGCGCTGGCGACCGGCCCCAACGACCGGCTGGGCCTGTACCTGCTCGGCGCGGCGGTGCTCGTCCAGCTTCCGGTCTACATGGCGATCGGCATCGACGTCGACGACTTCGGCCCCAAGGAGTACCTCTACATCGCGTTCATCACCTTCTCGCTGTGGTTCGTCTCCTGGGGGATCCTGCTGACCGCGGGGACCTCCCTGTAA
- a CDS encoding threonine aldolase family protein — protein sequence MIDLRSDTVTKPDEAMREAARDAEVGDDVYGEDPTVNELEARVADVLGFADALLVPSGTMGNQVAVRTHTERGQEAILERESHVYKWELGGVAQHSGVQPRPVEGDERGVVAPEQVREAHVEADGHRAGTGLLALENTHNSKGGTAIAPEAIDAAAEVARERDVPVHLDGARLFNAAAALDTPAERFTRAVDSAMVCLSKGLGAPVGSVLAGSEGFVERARRHRKLMGGGMRQAGIIAAPGLRALENRDRLAADHERARRLAAGLDALPGIDAPEPETNIVVAETDDPAEAVVAACEREGVGCVAFGDYRVRFCTHWDVDDEDIDAALASVERAID from the coding sequence ATGATCGACCTGCGCAGCGACACCGTCACGAAACCGGACGAGGCGATGCGCGAGGCCGCCCGCGACGCCGAGGTCGGCGACGACGTGTACGGCGAGGACCCGACCGTCAACGAACTCGAAGCACGGGTCGCGGACGTGCTGGGCTTCGCGGACGCCCTGCTGGTCCCCTCGGGGACGATGGGCAACCAGGTCGCCGTCCGCACCCACACCGAGCGCGGCCAGGAGGCGATCCTCGAACGCGAGAGCCACGTCTACAAGTGGGAACTCGGCGGCGTCGCCCAGCACTCCGGGGTGCAACCCCGGCCCGTCGAGGGCGACGAGCGCGGCGTGGTCGCCCCCGAACAGGTCCGCGAGGCGCACGTCGAGGCCGACGGCCACCGCGCCGGGACCGGTCTGCTCGCCCTGGAGAACACTCACAATAGCAAGGGCGGCACCGCCATCGCGCCCGAGGCCATCGACGCCGCGGCCGAGGTCGCCCGCGAGCGCGACGTGCCCGTCCACCTCGACGGCGCGCGGCTGTTCAACGCCGCCGCGGCGCTCGATACCCCGGCCGAGCGGTTCACCCGGGCGGTCGACTCGGCGATGGTCTGTCTCTCGAAGGGGCTGGGCGCGCCGGTCGGCTCGGTGCTCGCGGGCTCCGAGGGGTTCGTCGAGCGCGCCCGCCGCCACCGCAAGCTCATGGGCGGCGGGATGCGCCAGGCGGGGATCATCGCCGCGCCCGGCCTCCGGGCGCTGGAGAACCGCGACCGCCTCGCCGCGGACCACGAGCGGGCCCGCCGGCTGGCCGCGGGGCTGGACGCGCTTCCCGGAATCGACGCGCCCGAGCCCGAGACGAACATCGTCGTCGCCGAGACCGACGACCCGGCCGAGGCGGTGGTCGCGGCCTGCGAGCGCGAGGGCGTCGGCTGCGTGGCCTTTGGCGACTACCGCGTGCGCTTTTGCACGCACTGGGACGTGGACGACGAGGATATCGACGCGGCACTCGCGAGCGTCGAGCGGGCGATAGACTGA
- a CDS encoding cation diffusion facilitator family transporter, translating to MAESKSVVMAALIANGAIAIMKFAGFLLTGSAAMLSETYHSISDTGNQVFLLIGLRYGGREADRRHPFGYGKAQFFYAFLVSVFLFGIAGWESAKHGINALLGSGGHGGGGEAVEFLWLSFQPPGFDPILVNYTVLLLGIAFESWAFKKAYAGMKAQIEENDWSGMREAFRKTSDVTTLTALTEDTIALVGLVLALAGIFLEQQTGNAVYDAVAALLIGVMLMGFAVALAWENKRLILGESLPRDEEEKLRAVVEGREEVDRIVDFRTVYFGPERIVVSTDVEFRPGFQGGDLDATITEIEEEMKSVNASVRTVYLEPEV from the coding sequence ATGGCAGAGAGCAAGTCGGTCGTGATGGCGGCGCTGATCGCCAACGGCGCCATCGCGATCATGAAGTTCGCCGGGTTCCTGCTGACCGGGAGCGCCGCGATGCTCTCGGAGACCTACCACTCCATCTCCGACACCGGCAACCAGGTGTTCCTGTTGATCGGCCTCCGCTACGGCGGCCGCGAGGCCGACCGGCGCCACCCCTTCGGCTACGGCAAGGCCCAGTTCTTCTACGCCTTCCTCGTCTCCGTGTTCCTGTTCGGCATCGCCGGCTGGGAGTCGGCGAAACACGGCATCAACGCGCTGCTGGGCTCGGGCGGCCACGGCGGGGGCGGCGAGGCCGTCGAGTTCCTCTGGCTCTCGTTCCAGCCGCCGGGGTTCGACCCGATCCTCGTCAACTACACCGTCCTCCTGCTGGGTATCGCCTTCGAGAGCTGGGCGTTCAAGAAGGCCTACGCGGGCATGAAGGCCCAGATCGAGGAGAACGACTGGTCCGGTATGCGCGAGGCGTTCCGCAAGACCAGCGACGTGACCACGCTGACCGCGCTGACCGAGGACACCATCGCCCTCGTCGGCCTGGTGCTCGCGCTGGCGGGGATCTTCCTCGAACAGCAGACGGGCAACGCCGTCTACGACGCGGTCGCCGCCCTGCTCATCGGGGTCATGCTGATGGGCTTCGCGGTCGCGCTCGCCTGGGAGAACAAGCGGCTCATCCTCGGCGAGAGCCTCCCCAGAGACGAGGAGGAGAAGCTCCGCGCCGTCGTGGAGGGCCGCGAGGAGGTCGACCGGATCGTCGACTTCCGGACCGTCTACTTCGGTCCCGAGCGCATCGTCGTCTCGACGGACGTGGAGTTCCGTCCCGGGTTCCAGGGAGGTGACCTCGACGCGACCATCACCGAGATCGAGGAGGAGATGAAGTCGGTCAACGCGAGCGTCCGCACCGTCTACCTCGAACCCGAGGTGTGA
- a CDS encoding ArsR/SmtB family transcription factor, translating into MSLLPSKPDTAAADDAEPRVVGVESDDADDLLSALSSETARRLLGELHESPAPPAELAERVDTSLQNAQYHLENLEDAGAVEVVDTAYSQKGREMDVYAPADQPLVIFAGDQEKSTSIRTALSRLLGAVGLLAVVSLVVSALAGRGVPVLGGESAGAGTDGAAAAAHTPTPGGAPVASTGVVEGLGPGAFFFLGGAAVLVGAFAVWYVRS; encoded by the coding sequence ATGTCGCTGCTGCCCTCCAAACCCGACACCGCGGCGGCCGACGACGCGGAGCCGCGGGTAGTCGGCGTCGAGAGCGACGACGCCGACGACCTCCTCTCTGCGCTCTCCTCGGAGACCGCCCGTCGCCTCCTCGGTGAGCTCCACGAGTCCCCCGCGCCGCCGGCAGAGCTGGCCGAGCGCGTCGACACCTCGCTGCAGAACGCACAGTACCACCTGGAGAACCTCGAGGACGCCGGCGCCGTCGAGGTCGTCGACACGGCCTACTCCCAGAAGGGCCGCGAGATGGACGTCTACGCCCCCGCCGACCAGCCGCTGGTCATCTTCGCCGGCGACCAGGAGAAGTCCACGAGCATCAGGACCGCCCTCTCGCGGCTGCTGGGCGCGGTCGGCCTGCTCGCGGTCGTCAGCCTCGTTGTCTCGGCGCTGGCCGGCCGCGGCGTCCCGGTGCTCGGCGGCGAGTCGGCCGGGGCCGGCACCGACGGCGCCGCGGCCGCCGCCCACACCCCGACGCCCGGCGGCGCGCCCGTCGCCTCGACGGGCGTCGTCGAGGGACTGGGACCGGGCGCCTTCTTCTTCCTGGGGGGCGCCGCCGTGCTCGTCGGCGCCTTCGCCGTCTGGTACGTCCGGTCGTAG
- a CDS encoding glycoside hydrolase family protein: MSGDSADAIRTADTDDAGDGAVEVNMTRPRDWNVVFQYNSHDPVVFRTSDGPYLLVHVADDRRFLFEGTSSFPGPTGGSWKPVDADFMSGVTGSSVDTGLRVGDRYYAYRDGRVHVTSDLTADGWTVCNTLSFPRDPGVFYDDATDRFHMFYEAGPKSNHSGAQIGHASSPNGVTNWTVHGPVYTAPPEYGVGDFTVAEHDDRYVILGDYVREHPNYSVAAWTTTALGANLTFQGTVLEPRRNDSTARDSLGVQDPEIEHLVGDRYAVFAHGHVGRRAPRWLHYYEATISIGANDSNSK; the protein is encoded by the coding sequence GTGTCCGGCGACAGCGCGGACGCGATCCGTACCGCGGACACCGACGACGCGGGCGACGGTGCGGTCGAAGTCAACATGACGCGGCCGCGTGATTGGAACGTGGTGTTTCAGTACAACTCCCACGACCCGGTGGTCTTCCGGACGAGCGACGGACCGTATCTGCTCGTCCACGTCGCCGACGACCGGCGGTTCCTCTTCGAGGGGACCAGCTCGTTCCCCGGGCCGACCGGCGGGAGCTGGAAACCCGTCGATGCGGACTTCATGAGCGGCGTCACCGGTTCGTCCGTCGACACGGGACTCAGGGTCGGCGACCGATATTACGCCTACCGCGACGGGAGGGTCCACGTGACATCCGACCTGACAGCCGACGGGTGGACGGTGTGCAACACCCTCTCCTTCCCGAGGGATCCCGGCGTGTTCTACGACGACGCGACCGACCGGTTCCACATGTTCTACGAAGCAGGGCCGAAATCCAACCACTCCGGAGCGCAGATCGGCCACGCGTCGAGTCCCAACGGCGTGACGAACTGGACGGTCCACGGGCCGGTGTACACCGCACCGCCGGAGTACGGCGTCGGTGACTTCACGGTGGCCGAGCACGACGACCGCTACGTGATCCTGGGGGACTACGTCCGCGAACACCCCAACTACAGCGTCGCCGCCTGGACGACGACCGCCCTGGGCGCGAACCTCACCTTCCAGGGGACGGTCCTCGAACCCCGCCGGAACGACTCGACCGCACGCGACAGCCTGGGTGTGCAGGACCCCGAAATTGAACACCTCGTGGGCGACAGGTATGCCGTCTTCGCCCACGGTCACGTCGGCCGGCGCGCGCCCCGGTGGCTCCACTACTACGAGGCCACGATATCGATCGGGGCGAACGATTCTAACAGCAAATAG
- a CDS encoding DUF7859 family protein, which translates to MQIGDLVSWFFEDPVLVAIVAILLTFVFLLYLFLRRTAQGFKEGMNQGRQ; encoded by the coding sequence ATGCAGATCGGTGACCTGGTCTCGTGGTTCTTCGAGGACCCCGTCCTCGTCGCCATCGTCGCTATCCTCCTGACGTTCGTGTTCCTCCTCTACCTGTTCCTCCGCCGGACCGCACAGGGGTTCAAGGAAGGCATGAACCAGGGCCGGCAGTAG